In Penaeus monodon isolate SGIC_2016 chromosome 15, NSTDA_Pmon_1, whole genome shotgun sequence, a genomic segment contains:
- the LOC119582309 gene encoding pro-resilin-like codes for MKAFAVFALLVAVASAVPQEGYNYQAPGGQGSQFPTGAGQAQYPSVPAQYAFQWDVNHEPSGNFYGHKEQREDANTQGSYYVQLPDGRRLLVEYYVDATGYHPTVTFEGEAQYPSGGNRGYGQSGQGSSQGSPSQLYGAPSK; via the exons ATGAAG GCATTCGCTGTGTTTGCCCTTTTGGTGGCTGTGGCGTCGGCGGTTCCCCAGGAAGGCTACAACTACCAGGCACCAGGAGGTCAGGGATCCCAGTTCCCAACCGGGGCGGGGCAGGCACAGTACCCCTCCGTGCCCGCCCAGTACGCCTTCCAGTGGGATGTTAACCATGAGCCTTCAGGGAACTTCTACGGCCACAAAGAGCAGAGGGAAGATGCCAACACTCAGGGAAG TTACTACGTGCAGCTGCCCGATGGTCGCCGTCTTCTGGTCGAGTATTACGTGGACGCCACCGGTTACCATCCCACCGTCACCTTCGAAGGCGAGGCGCAGTATCCTTCAGGAGGGAATCGGGGATACGGCCAGTCCGGTCAGGGATCAAGCCAAGGTTCCCCCTCGCAGTTATATGGCGCTCCATCTAAATAG
- the LOC119582310 gene encoding pro-resilin-like has product MEVSVVFLLLVAVASAIPEEGYNYQAPGGQGSQFPTGAGQAQYPSVPAQYAFQWDVNHEPSGNFYGHKEQREDANTQGSYYVQLPDGRRLLVEYYVDATGYHPTVTFEGEAQHPSGGNRGYGQSGQGSSQRSPSQLYGAPSK; this is encoded by the exons ATGGAG GTATCCGTCGTGTTTCTCTTGTTGGTGGCTGTGGCCTCGGCGATTCCTGAAGAAGGCTACAACTATCAGGCACCAGGAGGTCAGGGATCCCAGTTCCCAACCGGGGCGGGGCAGGCACAGTACCCTTCCGTGCCCGCCCAGTACGCCTTCCAGTGGGACGTGAACCATGAACCTTCAGGGAACTTTTACGGCCACAAAGAACAGAGGGAAGATGCTAACACTCAGGGAAG TTACTACGTCCAGCTGCCCGATGGTCGCCGTCTTCTGGTCGAGTATTACGTGGACGCCACCGGCTACCATCCCACCGTCACCTTCGAGGGAGAGGCGCAGCATCCTTCAGGAGGGAATCGGGGATACGGCCAGTCCGGTCAGGGATCGAGCCAAAGGTCTCCCTCGCAGTTATATGGCGCTCCTTCCAAATAA
- the LOC119582311 gene encoding pro-resilin-like, which translates to MKLVSTAFALLVAAASAIPQEGYNYQAPGGQGSQFPTGAAQAQYPSVPAQYSFQWDVNHEPSGNFYGHKEQREDANTQGSYYVQLPDGRRLLIEYYVDATGYHPTITFEGEAQYPSGGNRGYGQSGQGSSQGSPSQSYGAPSK; encoded by the exons ATGAAG CTGGTATCCACTGCGTTTGCTCTTTTGGTGGCTGCGGCGTCGGCGATTCCTCAGGAAGGATACAACTACCAGGCACCAGGAGGTCAGGGATCCCAGTTCCCAACCGGGGCGGCGCAGGCACAGTACCCCTCCGTTCCCGCCCAGTACTCCTTCCAGTGGGACGTGAATCATGAACCTTCAGGGAACTTCTACGGCCACAAAGAGCAGAGGGAAGATGCCAACACTCAAGGAAG TTACTACGTCCAGCTGCCCGATGGTCGACGTCTCCTGATCGAGTATTACGTGGACGCCACCGGTTATCATCCCACCATCACCTTCGAGGGAGAGGCGCAGTATCCTTCAGGAGGGAACCGGGGCTACGGCCAGTCCGGTCAGGGATCGAGCCAAGGGTCTCCCTCACAGTCATATGGGGCCCCATCTAAATAA
- the LOC119582312 gene encoding pro-resilin-like, which translates to MPNTQFSSLATKAEMKGVSVAFAFLVAVASAIPEEGYNYQAPGGQGSQFPTGAGQAQYPSVPAQYAFQWDVNHEPSGNFYGHKEQREDANTQGSYYIQLPDGRRLLVEYYVDATGYHPTVTFEGEAQYPSGGNRRYGQSGQGSSQGSPSQLYGVPS; encoded by the exons ATGCCTAACACTCAGTTCTCATCACTCGCGACCAAGGCAGAAATGAAG GGGGTATCAGTTGCGTTTGCCTTTTTAGTGGCCGTGGCATCGGCGATTCCTGAAGAAGGCTACAACTACCAGGCACCAGGAGGTCAGGGATCCCAGTTTCCAACCGGGGCGGGGCAGGCACAGTACCCCTCCGTGCCCGCCCAGTACGCCTTTCAGTGGGACGTGAACCATGAACCTTCAGGGAACTTTTACGGCCACAAAGAACAGAGGGAAGATGCCAACACTCAGGGAAG TTACTACATTCAGTTGCCCGATGGTCGCCGTCTTCTGGTCGAGTATTACGTAGACGCCACCGGTTACCATCCCACCGTCACCTTCGAGGGGGAGGCGCAGTACCCTTCAGGAGGGAATCGGAGATACGGCCAGTCCGGTCAGGGATCGAGCCAAGGGTCTCCCTCGCAATTATATGGCGTCCCATCATAA
- the LOC119582313 gene encoding uncharacterized protein LOC119582313, translating to MRSDVQLSVLIILSIRAKMKVSAMFALLVAVASAIPQEGYNYQAPGGQGSQFPTGAGQAQYPSVPAQYSFQWDVNHEPSGNFYGHKEQREDANTQGR from the exons atgagatCCGACGTCCAGCTGTCAGTTCTCATCATACTTTCGATCAGAGCAAAGATGAAG GTATCCGCTATGTTTGCCCTCTTGGTGGCCGTGGCGTCGGCGATTCCTCAGGAAGGGTACAATTACCAGGCACCAGGAGGTCAGGGATCCCAGTTCCCTACCGGGGCGGGGCAGGCACAGTACCCCTCCGTGCCCGCCCAGTACTCCTTCCAGTGGGACGTAAATCATGAGCCTTCAGGGAACTTCTACGGCCACAAAGAACAGAGGGAAGATGCCAACACTCAGGGAAGGTAA